A stretch of Camelina sativa cultivar DH55 chromosome 18, Cs, whole genome shotgun sequence DNA encodes these proteins:
- the LOC109130587 gene encoding uncharacterized protein LOC109130587 has translation MMIKDIQNANRVEKSANDVPFQSPGDYVRFISPDVYRSNRQKYLRSYTFKSYGDAQFLSAKKQRKWFKNKKAMNMKMKKTSESLGNSLKSCLRLLLSCFHV, from the coding sequence atgatgATCAAAGATATTCAAAACGCAAACAGAGTCGAGAAGAGTGCAAACGACGTACCTTTTCAATCTCCAGGAGATTACGTTAGATTCATAAGTCCCGATGTTTACAGATCCAACAGACAGAAGTATCTCAGAAGCTACACGTTCAAAAGCTACGGGGACGCACAATTCTTGTCGgccaagaaacagaggaagtggttcaagaacaagaaggcGATGaacatgaagatgaagaagaccaGTGAGTCTCTTGGAAACTCGCTCAAGTCTTGTCTCAGGCTCTTGCTCTCTTGCTTCCATGTCTGA